One part of the Neodiprion virginianus isolate iyNeoVirg1 chromosome 3, iyNeoVirg1.1, whole genome shotgun sequence genome encodes these proteins:
- the LOC124300138 gene encoding tubulin-specific chaperone A, whose product MSDPRIRTLKIKTGVVKRLAKEKVTYEREAAQQRDRIQKFKDQGKDEYDIRKQEEVLQESLMMVPDCQRRLVKAFEELKKILESEQDLKEAEAYVEAEKVILEAEIQLPQPGEDLKTC is encoded by the exons ATGTCCGACCCTCGAATTCGCACTTTAAAGATAAAAACCGGAGTAGTGAAGCGGCTCGCCAAAGAGAAAGTTACTTACGAAAGAGAAGCTGCCCAGCAACGCGACAGAATACAGAAATTCAAAGATCAGG GTAAAGACGAGTATGATATACGTAAGCAAGAAGAGGTTCTTCAAGAGTCATTGATGATGGTTCCAGACTGTCAGCGTCGACTGGTAAAAGCATTtgaagagttgaaaaaaattttggaaagtgaGCAAGACTTGAAAGAGGCAGAAGCATACGTTGAAGCAGAAAAAGTGATTCTTGAAGCAGAAATCCAGCTTCCACAGCCAGGAGAAGATTTAAAGACATGTTAA
- the LOC124300140 gene encoding U3 small nucleolar RNA-associated protein 15 homolog, whose amino-acid sequence MASFKKTNVKIFAKTGPDLSPDNIYWKQFTAPVLVKEFGPIDYIDFSPIEPHYFAVTSSARVQIYNPITKLVEKNLSRFKKNAYGGSFRSDGKLLCAGGEEHSVRLFDFHSKNLLRLFRGHTAPVHRTFFTSDGIRITSFSDDNTVALWDIPSEKQLITFNKHEDYIRAGAVSPVSPDIFLSGSYDKHIQMYDTRTNKTVFTVDHEAPVESLLFLPSGGVFVSAGGTEIRVWDALAGGRLQAKVSQHHKTVMCLKLASNGRRIVSGSLDRHVKIYDAGTYKVVHTLDYPNAVLSVGVSGDDETVVAGMVDGMLSVRRRDTEVKESKSQRKKVSYRYADSHSHVPSTDAIVQEETKEVMSKQDAFLRKFQYSKALDSALMAFVANKTPHVTVALFQELTRRQGLKQALAGRDGKSLSSILRFLIRHIGNVRFGKVLLHVTSVLVDVYEENLEELNDEARIMFNQLAKKLEEEEDLTKSLLELQGALQMLVTGAETVSSLAVQDKQPLEASNAALAELVISIG is encoded by the exons ATGGCCTCGTTCAAAAAGAcgaatgtgaaaatattcgcTAAAACTGGGCCAGACTTAAGTCCCGATAACATATATTGGAAACAATTTACG GCCCCTGTTTTGGTCAAGGAGTTTGGCCCTATtgattacattgatttttcaccgattGAGCCGCACTACTTTGCTGTGACGTCGTCAGCGAGAGTACAAATTTACAATCCTATAACAAAGCTTGTTGAAAAGAACTTGAgtcggtttaaaaaaaatgcatacgGCGGATCTTTTCGAAGCGATGGGAAATTGCTTTGCGCAGGAGGAGAGGAACACAGCGTCAGACtgtttgattttcattcaaaaaatttacttcgTTTATTCAGAGGACACACGGCCCCCGTCCATAGAACATTCTTCACAAGTGATGGAATTCGGATCACTTCATTCTCGGATGACAATACAGTTGCTTTATGGGACATACCCAGTGAGAAACAGTTGATCACATTCAACAAACACGAAGATTACATCAGAGCAGGAGCTGTCAGCCCAGTATCTCCTGATATTTTCCTATCTGGAAGCTATGACAAACATATTCAAATGTATGATACCAGAACAAACAAAACTGTTTTCACAGTTGACCATGAGGCTCCTGTAGAAAGTTTGCTCTTCCTTCCGTCTGGTGGAGTATTTGTATCTGCCG gtgGCACTGAAATCAGGGTGTGGGATGCATTAGCTGGAGGAAGATTACAAGCAAAAGTATCACAACATCACAAAACAGTAATGTGCTTGAAACTGGCTTCAAATGGTCGAAGAATTGTATCAGGATCTTTGGATAGACATGTTAAAATTTATGATGCTGGCACATATAAGGTTGTCCATACTTTGGATTATCCTAATGCAGTACTCAGTGTTGGAGTCAGT GGTGATGATGAGACCGTGGTAGCTGGTATGGTTGACGGCATGTTATCCGTCAGACGAAGAGATACAGAGGTGAAGGAGAGCAAATCGCAACGGAAAAAAGTATCTTATAGATATGCAGATTCACATTCACACGTACCCAGTACAGACGCCATTGTTCAAGAAGAGACAAAAGAGGTCATGTCTAAACAGGATGCCTTTCTTAGAAAATTTCAGTACTCTAAAGCCCTGGACAGTGCTCTCATGGCATTTGTTGCTAATAAGACACCACATGTCACAGTTGCTTTGTTCCAAGAACTCACCAGACGTCAGGGACTGAAACAAGCTCTGGCAGGACGGGATGGAAAGTCACTATCATCTATTCTTCGATTTTTGATACGCCATATCGGGAATGTTCGGTTTGGAAAAGTTTTGCTGCACGTCACTAGTGTCTTAGTGG ATGTTTATGAGGAGAATTTGGAAGAATTGAACGACGAGGCACGAATTATGTTCAACCAATTAGCTAAGAAactggaagaagaagaagacttGACCAAATCTCTACTGGAATTGCAAGGCGCCTTGCAGATGCTGGTGACTGGTGCTGAAACTGTATCTTCATTAGCTGTTCAAGATAAACAGCCTCTAGAGGCATCAAATGCTGCCCTAGCAGAACTCGTCATAAGTATAGGATAA
- the LOC124300137 gene encoding uncharacterized protein LOC124300137, producing MYRNQNFAQIPPHYYDRQFQYQLDPIHRNYEMQMQQNFIYPSITNAESTNIKFINFNPMCNNVDNEKSVLIAKLEVQERDERMIENFLKQNENPVKRIKKDSSDCISKISEARSALVSVFKLHKELKESFASLAENRNLPEYEWNERINTAQNKRFSILETLSKLKDDKVMSEITTCINKRKKKRLRQKKQRVLRKIEKLSAHERRIQLHAEADAWIKLKQDIIEKEKQENDMRRNADIVLAEVRGKRNDAKKFFALLHELKNLRCIEANIARARGEHLSTAADESFTNIIDKLLEQWKLMDREYSIEEQGLRLMLKTNNDQKIENQKRNIFDDWESALFGRKLPAVDIFQRNIHGFITIRAMWDKYISCDGFGSPIPIGWVMPDPPSSAAWQKYLKK from the exons ATGTATAGAAATCAGAATTTTGCACAAATACCACCTCACTACTACGATAGACAATTTCAATACCAGCTTGATCCAATACATCGAAATTACGAGATGCAAAtgcaacaaaattttatttatccatcAATTACAAATGCTGAATCTActaatatcaaatttatcaaCTTTAATCCAATGTGTAACAATGTCGATAATGAGAAATCAGTTCTGATTGCTAAGTTAGAGGTGCAAGAACGTGATGAACGGatgatagaaaattttttaaagcaaAATGAGAACCCCgtgaaaagaataaagaaagatAGTTCTGACTgcatatcaaaaatttcagaggCGCGTAGTGCGTTAGTATCTGTTTTCAAGTTGCATAAAGAACTGAAAGAAAGTTTTGCCAGTCTTGccgaaaatcgaaatttacCAGAATATGAATGGAACGAGAGAATAAACACTGCCCAAAATAagcgattttcaattttggaaaCACTTAGTAAACTCAAAGATGACAAGGTCATGAGTGAAATTACAACGTGTATAAACAagcgaaagaagaagagattACGCCAGAAGAAGCAAAGAGTGTtacggaaaattgaaaaacttagTGCTCATGAAAGAAGGATACAACTCCATGCCGAAGCAGATGCTTGGATAAAATTGAAGCAagatataattgaaaaagagaaacaggAAAATGATATGCGGCGAAATGCTGATATAGTGCTCGCCGAAGTGAGAGGAAAGCGGAATGATGCCAAGAAATTCTTTGCACTATTgcatgaattgaaaaatctgagatGTATTGAAGCGAACATCGCCAGAGCGAGGGGAGAACATTTATCGACTGCAGCTGATGAATCATTTACAAATATTATCG ACAAATTACTGGAGCAATGGAAACTGATGGACCGAGAGTACTCAATCGAGGAACAAGGGTTGAGGCTCATGTTGAAAACTAATAATGaccaaaaaatcgaaaaccaGAAGCGGAATATTTTCGATGATTGGGAAAGTGCACTGTTTGGTAGAAAACTACCAGCTGTGGATATCTTTCAACGAAATATACATGGATTCATTACCATAAG GGCCATGTGGGACAAATACATCAGCTGCGACGGATTTGGTTCACCAATACCAATTGGCTGGGTTATGCCAGATCCACCTTCATCTGCTGCCTGGCAAAAGTAcctcaaaaaataa